The following nucleotide sequence is from Streptomyces sp. NBC_00239.
CAGCAGGGCCGGGAAGAGGGCCAGCACCGCGTAGTACGTCAGCCCCGCGGCCCGGTCGGTCAGCTCGTCGTCCTTGAACTCCTTCAGCGTGCCGCGCAGCACGGCCATCCACGACCGTTTCGGCAGGTCGGAGAGCCGATCCGGAGCCCGCTCCTCGACCTCCTCGTCGGGGCCCGCCCTGCCTCGCCCGCCGACGCCGGCAGTGGGCTCGCGCTCGTCACCATGTTCGGGATCCGGTGTGCGTGTCATATCCGGCGGCTGTCCAATCACCCCCGCCTTATGCATCGACCGCGAGGCCCGGGTCTGAGCGGTTGCGCGGAGGCCGGAGGGGTAGGCGCCGATACGACCAAAAGATATTTCTACGCGAAGAGCGACGGGTGTGATCCCCGCCAGTCACCGCCCACCGCGATGGCGGTGGGCTCGGGCAACGCCAGGACCAGCCGGTTGCCGACCAGGGCGGCGGGGCGGTGGCTGATCTCGGGGTGTTCCCACCGCCACAGCTCCCGGCCGGAGCGCACGTCGAACGCGGTCACGAACGGAGGCAGGTGTCGCCTGTGCCAGTTGCGGCCCCCGTCGGCAGCCTGTACGTAGATCGCGTCGCGTTGTCCGCGACCCCGCTCAAATGGAGCGTGCAGCGTTCGCCGGTGCGGGAGGTGAGTCGGCGGGTCCAGAGCAGGGGGCCGCCGTCTCGCTGCCGTGCGGCGACCTCGTCGTGGAGCATGACGGAGATCTGGCCGCGCGGAACGCGTTGCGATGCCGCTGGACTTGCGGGGGCCTTGTCGACCTTGACCCCGATGCCACTCAGAGAGAGGGAGGTCGCAGGCCACCGCCCACGCCCTGCGAGAGGCCCTGACACGGGGGGTGCCGTACCACGTCCCCTCCAGCGCGGCGAGGAGGGCGACGGGCGACGGCCTCACCGGCGTACGGGCACGCTTGGCGGCGCCCGGTAGGAAGCCGGCCACCGTAGGAAGCCGGCCACCGGTCACCTGCGCGGAGGCGAGTGCTTTCGGATCGCCAGCGCGACCGCTGCCCCGACGACGGCTCCCGCGATGGCCCACGGCACGCTCGGGGTCTCGTCGCCGAGGTGGTAGCCCACCACGCAGAAGCGCGCCGAGCGAAGCCGTTTGTTGTAGCCCGCACGCTGAGGCAGGTACGGGAACATACCAAGCAGGTGCTTGCGTGTGTAGCGCAGCCATCGCGCCTCGGAATGGTGGCCGAGCAGTGCCTGGGCCACCGCCAGGGAGACAAGTTCGGAATCGCTGAGCTGGGGCGGTCGCCCCATCCACCGCTTACCTGCGATCTCGACGGCGATCTTCACACAGAGTGCGGTTGAAAGGGTCTCAAGGTCAGACGTCACACACGGATCATTGAGGTCCTCGCCGCCTTGGTGGAGCCGAACGAGACTTACTCCAGCTCCTCCGCCAACAGGTCCATCAGCAGCCCGTCGTGCCAGCTGCCGTCCGGGCCGCGCTCGTACTGCCGCATGATGCCCACCGGGCGGAAGCCGACCTTGCGGTAGCACCGGATGGCGGCGGCATTGTCGGCGGCCGGGTCGATCACCAGTCGGCGGTATCCGTGATCATCGAACAGATGGCGTGCCAGGGCGCGGACGGCGTCAGTGCCAAGGCCGAGCCCGTGCACCGCCGGGTCGAGATAGATGTCGATGTTGGCATGCCGGTAGTCCGGATCGTCCTCGGCACCCCACTGGATAGCGCCGACCACCCTGCCGCCGTGCTCGACCGAGAAGGTCCGGACCCCGGGATCTTCGAGGTCCTCGGCCACCGCGGCCGTCAGGTCGTCGCCGCCCCGCCAGCGCGCGTACACCTCAGGCGTGGTCCGGATCGCGGCCAGAGCCGGGATATCGCCCACCGTCGACGGGCGAAGCGTCACCAGGGCTCCGCGCAGGACCGTCCGCATGCCACTGATCATCCCCGACATCGGATCCACTCGTCTAGCGTATTGACGTGCACATCGTCGATGACCCCTGCTTGTCACCCCGCGTCGCGACTCTCCTGGCGCGGGCACGGCGCGGCCCTGGGATGCCCGCTGACCGCATACGTGCACTGGCGCGCGCGGAGACGTCTCGCGGGAACGAGGCGCCAGCGCCGCCTGAGGCCATCGAGGCGATGATTCGTTTCGAGGAACGCTACGGCGGCCTGTGGTACCCGCTCCTCGGCTCTAACGGTATGGAACACGGGCTGCACGGCGAAGCCACCGTCTACCTCACCATCGACGGCTGGACCTTCCCAGGCATCCACGATGGTGACCAGACCTGGTCGGTCGACGTCCTCCCAGACGAGCGCACCGCCATGACGCTCGCGGGACGCCCCCGGGTCATCAACAGCAGCATCCTCCAGCGCCTGGAGGCCCCCGCCCAGTTGTCACAGGTCCGAGACTGGCCCCATGTGACCTTCGCCGTTGCCACCGAACCCGGCCAGGAGCCGACGGTCGCCGACGCCGGCCTCCCTGACCTCGACGTCGAGGCAACTGGGCCCGCCGACAGGTGGTGGGTCGGCAGCGGGACGGCGATTCATC
It contains:
- a CDS encoding GNAT family N-acetyltransferase; translation: MRTVLRGALVTLRPSTVGDIPALAAIRTTPEVYARWRGGDDLTAAVAEDLEDPGVRTFSVEHGGRVVGAIQWGAEDDPDYRHANIDIYLDPAVHGLGLGTDAVRALARHLFDDHGYRRLVIDPAADNAAAIRCYRKVGFRPVGIMRQYERGPDGSWHDGLLMDLLAEELE